The proteins below are encoded in one region of Glandiceps talaboti chromosome 17, keGlaTala1.1, whole genome shotgun sequence:
- the LOC144448354 gene encoding ribitol 5-phosphate transferase FKRP-like isoform X1, whose amino-acid sequence MSSLGRCRYRLWKLFPTLSPKCTIFVFLFVGIITIVTFCYTLKLHHYLKIQKKKNCYLTNEEIQDLRFMLKSTTNFLEEMNVTYWLDYGTLLGAVRNGDVMRHDYDGDISIITTQLYEELKEKLNPIRLRLTSTGENGYYKVRRADRDQDLAVDIFLWDVIEGLCDQKPCKKVATTQTFERRIDIAVKKHEIIPLSWILPQRRIDFADFKVKIPNRAEDVLKNRYPVTYGWTIPYKRKCWLPW is encoded by the exons ATGTCAAGTCTAGGGCGTTGCAGATATCGGCTGTGGAAGTTGTTCCCAACTCTATCACCAAAGTGTACCATCTTTGTATTCCTTTTTGTCGGGATcattaccatagtaacatttTGCTACACACTTAAATTACACCATTATCTCAAaattcagaagaaaaaaaattgttacttGACGAATGAAGAAATTCAAGATTTGAGATTCATGCTGAAGAGCACCACCAACTTCTTAGAAGAGATGAACGTTACCTATTGGTTGGATTACGGTACACTTCTAGGAGCAGTCAGAAATGGAGATGTTATGAG GCACGATTATGATGGTGATATCTCAATTATAACAACCCAATTATATGAggaattgaaagaaaaactgaATCCAATTCGACTACGTCTAACTAGCACAGGTGAAAATGGATATTACAAGGTTCGCCGAGCTGATAGAGATCAAGACCTAGCTGTGGATATATTTTTATGGGATGTGATTGAAGGATTATGTGATCAGAAGCCTTGTAAGAAGGTGGCAACCACTCAAACTTTCGAGAGAAGAATTGACATTGCTGTCAAAAAGCACGAAATAATTCCACTTTCATGGATACTACCACAAAGAAGAATTGACTTTGCAGACTTTAAGGTTAAAATTCCAAATCGTGCAGAGGATGTCCTGAAAAACAGATATCCGGTGACTTACGGATGGACAATTCCGTATAAAAGAAAAtgttggttgccatggtaa
- the LOC144448354 gene encoding ribitol 5-phosphate transferase FKRP-like isoform X2, whose translation MLKSTTNFLEEMNVTYWLDYGTLLGAVRNGDVMRHDYDGDISIITTQLYEELKEKLNPIRLRLTSTGENGYYKVRRADRDQDLAVDIFLWDVIEGLCDQKPCKKVATTQTFERRIDIAVKKHEIIPLSWILPQRRIDFADFKVKIPNRAEDVLKNRYPVTYGWTIPYKRKCWLPW comes from the exons ATGCTGAAGAGCACCACCAACTTCTTAGAAGAGATGAACGTTACCTATTGGTTGGATTACGGTACACTTCTAGGAGCAGTCAGAAATGGAGATGTTATGAG GCACGATTATGATGGTGATATCTCAATTATAACAACCCAATTATATGAggaattgaaagaaaaactgaATCCAATTCGACTACGTCTAACTAGCACAGGTGAAAATGGATATTACAAGGTTCGCCGAGCTGATAGAGATCAAGACCTAGCTGTGGATATATTTTTATGGGATGTGATTGAAGGATTATGTGATCAGAAGCCTTGTAAGAAGGTGGCAACCACTCAAACTTTCGAGAGAAGAATTGACATTGCTGTCAAAAAGCACGAAATAATTCCACTTTCATGGATACTACCACAAAGAAGAATTGACTTTGCAGACTTTAAGGTTAAAATTCCAAATCGTGCAGAGGATGTCCTGAAAAACAGATATCCGGTGACTTACGGATGGACAATTCCGTATAAAAGAAAAtgttggttgccatggtaa
- the LOC144448451 gene encoding uncharacterized protein LOC144448451 has product MVKDYKFFTDYKDFMNKLLVSGYATKVSEDGVQDDTSQSGKVWYIPHHGVYHPRKPQKIRVVFDCSAKCKGVSLNDTLLSGPNLTNTIVNVLLRFRQGPVAIMADIESMFHQVKVSDHHTDCLRFLWWPDGDFTREPDEYKMVAHLFGAVSSPACANIALHQTAIDNKQDFNSEVVDGIFRNFYVDDFLKSIDTDEQGIVMAKDTRELCQKGGFRLTKWISTSKAVNDSIPVEERAKTLLYDLDQHDQQIERALGVVWSVDTDTFGFKINLKDEPYTRRGILSKISTIFDPLGIAAPFVLPARILLQSLCKQNIGWDEPIGGDELKKWRQWVEDIPYIEQLTVPRSLKPRGVQITSCQLHMFSDASDKGYGIVAFTRLSDNRGQVHCNLLMGKARVAPLKRITIPRMELTAASISVKFAHMITKEMDYQFDKIIYWTDSMSVLRYINNNTSRFHTFVANRLTTIHEGSSPEQWRYVNTKLNAADIASRGLQVRDEKMTKQWLYGPAFLKMDESQWPKTELCRNLPADDPEVKGVAASTMKEESHTTMDKLLSRYSSWERLKTTVAWILRLKENLKKRMNRAERVTHNDSQKPDYLTAADMRAAEMSIVKYVQERHFSDIKRDCSYVIVHTRDC; this is encoded by the coding sequence ATGGTAAAGGACTATAAGTTCTTCACAGACTATAAAGACTTCATGAACAAACTGTTAGTCAGTGGATATGCTACGAAGGTTAGTGAAGATGGTGTTCAAGATGACACTTCCCAGAGTGGTAAAGTCTGGTATATACCACACCACGGCGTATACCATCCCAGAAAACCACAGAAAATAAGAGTTGTATTTGATTGTTCAGCCAAGTGTAAGGGTGTGTCACTGAATGATACACTGCTGTCAGGACCCAACTTGACCAATACCATTGTGAATGTTTTGTTGAGATTCAGACAGGGGCCTGTGGCTATAATGGCCGATATCGAAAGTATGTTTCATCAGGTCAAGGTTTCAGATCATCATACAGACTGTCTGAGATTTCTCTGGTGGCCAGATGGAGACTTCACTAGGGAGCCAGATGAGTACAAAATGGTTGCACACTTGTTTGGAGCAGTGTCGTCACCAGCATGTGCAAACATTGCACTTCACCAGACTGCAATAGACAACAAGCAGGACTTTAACTCTGAAGTAGTTGACGGTATCTTCAGGAATTTCTATGTTGATGATTTCTTGAAGTCCATTGATACTGATGAGCAGGGCATTGTAATGGCCAAGGACACAAGAGAACTCTGCCAGAAGGGTGGATTTCGTTTAACGAAGTGGATCAGCACAAGTAAGGCTGTTAACGACTCCATACCTGTAGAGGAGAGGGCCAAGACACTCCTATACGACCTTGATCAACATGACCAGCAGATAGAGAGAGCTCTAGGAGTAGTGTGGTCAGTCGACACAGATACCTTTGGTTTTAAGATAAACCTGAAGGATGAACCATACACCAGAAGAGGTATTCTATCCAAGATTAGCACAATTTTTGACCCGTTGGGCATTGCTGCTCCATTTGTATTGCCAGCCAGGATACTATTACAGTCTCTTTGCAAGCAGAATATTGGATGGGACGAACCTATAGGTGGAGATGAACTTAAGAAATGGCGGCAGTGGGTAGAAGACATCCCTTACATAGAGCAGCTCACAGTTCCAAGGAGTCTAAAACCTAGAGGTGTCCAGATCACTTCCTGTCAACTTCATATGTTTTCCGATGCTAGTGACAAGGGCTACGGGATTGTAGCTTTTACCCGACTTAGTGACAACAGAGGACAAGTGCACTGTAATCTGTTGATGGGAAAGGCCAGAGTCGCACCCTTGAAAAGGATCACAATACCCAGGATGGAATTGACAGCGGCGAGCATATCAGTAAAGTTTGCTCATATGATCACAAAGGAAATGGACTACCAGTTCGATAAGATTATCTATTGGACAGATAGTATGTCAGTGTTACGCTATATCAACAATAACACTAGCAGGTTTCATACCTTTGTGGCAAATCGTCTCACTACCATACATGAGGGATCATCACCAGAGCAGTGGAGGTACGTAAACACCAAACTGAATGCGGCTGACATAGCTTCGAGAGGACTACAGGTCAGGGACGAAAAGATGACCAAACAGTGGTTATATGGACCAGCGTTCCTAAAGATGGATGAGTCACAATGGCCTAAGACAGAGTTGTGCAGAAATCTGCCTGCTGATGACCCAGAAGTAAAAGGGGTTGCAGCAAGCACCATGAAGGAAGAATCCCATACAACAATGGACAAGTTGTTAAGCAGATATTCAAGCTGGGAAAGGCTGAAAACTACAGTAGCTTGGATTCTACGACTGAAGGAGAATCTGAAGAAACGGATGAATAGAGCTGAGAGAGTTACTCACAATGATAGTCAGAAGCCAGACTACTTAACAGCAGCAGACATGAGGGCAGCTGAGATGTCCATAGTCAAATATGTGCAGGAAAGACATTTTTCAGATATCAAAAGGGACTGTTCATATGTCATCGTACATACTAGGGACTGTTGA
- the LOC144448681 gene encoding uncharacterized protein RT0683-like codes for MYRYNIRNPRRPRCSPSMCMPRSPKSMFFTILVVMVTTMAILEYKYRIHDYLRIQAGHCYLTDKEMDDLRFELKSITNVLEEMNVTYWLDYGTLLGAVRNGDVMRHDTDGEISTLSGKPYVSELKRRLREVGIRITKNDGPYNQALVDTSQVWVDIVRWDVYDGLCDHLPCKMVAKSEVFKEKLNAVVKNYERVPLSWILPLRKSDFAGFKAYIPNRPEDVLKNRYPLTYGWTVPYKANCWLPW; via the exons ATGTACAGATACAACATTCGAAATCCTCGCAGACCAAGATGTTCACCTTCTATGTGTATGCCTCGATCACCAAAATCTATGTTTTTTACAAtacttgttgtcatggttactacCATGGCAATATTAGAATACAAGTATAGAATACATGACTATCTCCGGATTCAGGCGGGTCATTGTTATTTGACGGACAAAGAGATGGACGATTTGAGATTCGAGCTGAAGAGCATCACCAACGTCCTAGAAGAGATGAACGTTACCTATTGGTTAGATTACGGCACACTCCTAGGGGCAGTCAGAAATGGAGATGTTATGAg aCATGACACAGATGGCGAGATCTCAACTCTTTCAGGCAAGCCATATGTAAGTGAACTCAAAAGACGACTTCGTGAAGTCGGAATTCGTATAACAAAGAATGATGGGCCATACAACCAGGCACTAGTCGATACAAGTCAAGTCTGGGTAGATATAGTCAGATGGGACGTCTATGACGGTTTATGTGATCATCTGCCGTGTAAAATGGTAGCAAAGAGTGAAGTCTTTAAAGAAAAGCTCAACGCTGTCGTCAAAAACTACGAGAGAGTACCACTTTCTTGGATACTTCCTTTAAGGAAAAGTGACTTCGCAGGATTCAAAGCTTATATTCCAAATCGTCCCGAGGATGTTCTAAAAAACAGATATCCATTGACGTACGGGTGGACAGTTCCTTATAAAGCCAATTGTTGGTTGCCATGGTAG
- the LOC144448354 gene encoding uncharacterized protein LOC144448354 isoform X3, with product MRHDYDGDISIITTQLYEELKEKLNPIRLRLTSTGENGYYKVRRADRDQDLAVDIFLWDVIEGLCDQKPCKKVATTQTFERRIDIAVKKHEIIPLSWILPQRRIDFADFKVKIPNRAEDVLKNRYPVTYGWTIPYKRKCWLPW from the exons ATGAG GCACGATTATGATGGTGATATCTCAATTATAACAACCCAATTATATGAggaattgaaagaaaaactgaATCCAATTCGACTACGTCTAACTAGCACAGGTGAAAATGGATATTACAAGGTTCGCCGAGCTGATAGAGATCAAGACCTAGCTGTGGATATATTTTTATGGGATGTGATTGAAGGATTATGTGATCAGAAGCCTTGTAAGAAGGTGGCAACCACTCAAACTTTCGAGAGAAGAATTGACATTGCTGTCAAAAAGCACGAAATAATTCCACTTTCATGGATACTACCACAAAGAAGAATTGACTTTGCAGACTTTAAGGTTAAAATTCCAAATCGTGCAGAGGATGTCCTGAAAAACAGATATCCGGTGACTTACGGATGGACAATTCCGTATAAAAGAAAAtgttggttgccatggtaa